ATTGACCATGACTTAGCCTTTGAACTCAACTGCAAGTCTATGTACCTTTACGACCACGAGGAACTTTATATATATGCACTCTCTCTGGTCAAAGAGCTGGGTGGTCAGCGCTTTTCAGTTGGCTCCGACGGCCACAAACTAGAGCATTTCCGCTTGCAGTTTGACCGCGTGGCTCAAATCCTCGCTGATGCCGGTATTGAGGAAAGTCAGTTGATTTAAGGTATCCCGTGTGGTTTTCCAATCCTCCATTAAACGCTTTTTTTGAAATTCAACCAGAATATGATATACTTAATTATCTTAGAAAATACAGAAATTTGTTGATATAGGAGAAAAAATGGCAGAGCCAGTGAAATTATTTCAGTATAATACCCTAGGAGCCTTGATGGCAGGACTTTATGGCGGGAGTATGACGATTGGGGAGCTCCTGAAATACGGCGATTTAGGCATTGGTACACTGGATTCCATCGATGGGGAATTGATCGTTCTTGATGGCAAGGCCTATCAGGCCAAGGGATCTGGCAATGTGCCTGAAGTTGTAGAAGTTTCAGATGATGTAACGGTGCCCTACGCTGCGGTTGTTCCCCACCAAGCGGAGGTCATTTTCCGCCAACGTTTCGAAATGACAGATGAAGAGCTGGAACAGCGAATTGAATCCTATTACGATGGGGAAAATCTATTTCGCTCCATCAAGATTCACGGGGACTTTGCTCACATGCATGTGCGAATGATTCCAAAATCGACCTCAGAGAAAAAGTTTGCTGAGGTGGCCGTGAGCCAGCCGGAGTACCATGCGGACAATGTTTCTGGAACCATTGTTGGCTTTTGGACACCTGAAATTTTTCACGGTGTCAGTGTAGCCGGCTATCATCTTCACTTTATTTCAGACGACCATACCTTTGGTGGTCACGTTATGG
This genomic window from Streptococcus cristatus AS 1.3089 contains:
- the budA gene encoding acetolactate decarboxylase — translated: MAEPVKLFQYNTLGALMAGLYGGSMTIGELLKYGDLGIGTLDSIDGELIVLDGKAYQAKGSGNVPEVVEVSDDVTVPYAAVVPHQAEVIFRQRFEMTDEELEQRIESYYDGENLFRSIKIHGDFAHMHVRMIPKSTSEKKFAEVAVSQPEYHADNVSGTIVGFWTPEIFHGVSVAGYHLHFISDDHTFGGHVMDFVIKEGIVELGAVDQLDQRFPVQDRKFLFAKFNVDEVRSDMDKVE